The Geitlerinema sp. PCC 9228 genome contains the following window.
GCGGCGCAAATGCGACCCAATAGCGAATTTTTACAAGCTTTAAACCAGCGAATGGATATGTTGAAGGCGATTCAATTTACTTCCATTTGGACACCGTTGGATTTAACCATTATCCCCGCGAACAGTTCGCAAATGCCTTTGGGAGAGGAGGTGCAAATCCCGGTACCTTTACATCCGTGGATGATTCGCGATCGCCGTAGCCTACAAGCTGTTGCCTCGGCATTGCAAGTACAACCTCGCTCCCCCCATTTGCAAACGGAAATTTGTTGAACCTGACGAAAACCAGTTTATGAGAAAACGAGAACCTTTTTGGCAACCCACTCAGGAGAAAAATTCCCAAAACCAACGCCATCCCGTCTTGCTGGTACATGGAATTTGGCGGCAGTCGGGGGTTTTTGCCCACCTATCTGCTTATTTGCAACGACGGGGATGGTCCGTTTATACCTGCGATTTGTCTCCTAACTTGGGAACGGCACGTTTGGAATTTCTGGCACAGCAAGTGGAAAACTACATTCGGCAGCAGTTTTCTCCCCAACAACCCATCGATTTGGTGGGATTGAGCATGGGAGGTTTGGTGACCAGATATTACGTACAGCGATTGGGAGGTATCCAGCGAGTACGGCGTTTTGTCACCATTTCTGCGCCCCATCACGGCACCAATATGGCTTCTTTGCTGAATTTTACGACGTACAGGCAAATGCGTCCTAACAGCGATTTTTTGCAGGATTTAAATCGAGATATGGATGTGTTGGGGAACTTGCAATTTAGCTCGATTTGGACCCCTTGGGATTTTATTATCGTACCAGCGAGCAGTTCCCGGATGCCTGTAGGTCGAGAATTCAAAGTACCCGTGGTGGCACACGGGTTTATGGTCAGACATCCCCGGAGTATGGCAGCAGTGGCTGAGGCTTTGTCGGTGCCTGTAGAGGTCTAAGAGTAGGGGCAATTCGCGAATTGGTCCTATTGTTCCCCTACTTGAGCCAATTCGCGATCGCCAAAAATGGCTTCTGGATGCACATAGTATTTAAATTCTAATAAATTGCCAAAGGGGTCTTGCAGGAAAAACGTGCGGTGTTCGATCGCGGTTTCAGGAAAACGCCGTTTGGGTTCGATATAGAAATGTAAATTCTGTTCTTTTGCCCTTGCCACCAAGGCTTCCCAATCTGCCTCCTCCGTAAAGACCAAACCGAAATGACGGGGATAAATCCCTTTTTGCGGCGGTTCCGGTTGCGAGGTAACGTGGGCGACAATTTGATGCCCGTATAAGTTTAAAATAACCGATTGCGGGGCTTCGCGACCGAGCTGGCATCCCAACCCTTCCACGTAAAACGCCTTGGTATCTGGAATGTTGCCGACGGGGAATGCCAAATGAAAGATTGCTTCTGCCATGGGAAAATGCTCCTTTGCAAATAGGTCGTCAATGATATGCTGGCATTTAAATAACCAATTGGAAGCTGGGAATTGAAAGGGGTTTGGTATGGTTTCGAGCGTTTCTGCCTTCTGGGATATACTTTCTAGCTTAAATCCGTGGTGGGTTGGCGTAGGCTTGAATACAATTTTGCTATTGGTCGCGATCGCGTTGCCCAAAAAATTGCTCACACCGGCTGGATTGGCCCATGCTTGGGTGTTGGGGGTGGTTATTTGGGGATGCTTGCAATGGCAGGGATATGCCGTGGTACTCTTTTATTTTCTCGTGGGGTCCGCCGTTACCCGCGTGGGAATGAAACAAAAAGAAGCCGCCGGCATTGCCGAGAAGCGTTCCGGTGCCAGGGGTCCGGAAAACGTCTGGGGAGCGGCTCTCACCGCTGCTATTTGTGCGGTGGGGATTGGGATGGTGGAGGTGCTGCCGGCTGCAGATAGCTGGCAGTGGCTGTCTGAGTTATTGCTGCTGGGATACGTAGCCAGTTTCAGCACCAAACTGTCGGATACCTGTGCCAGCGAGTTTGGCAAAGTGTACGGCAAGCGTACGTTTTTAATTACTACCTTACAGCCAGTACCGAAAGGCACGGAAGGGGCCGTAAGTCTGGAAGGAACCATGGCTGGGATTGTGGCTTCTGCCGCGATCGCTATTTTAGCGTGGGGACTGTCGTTGGTGAGTTTG
Protein-coding sequences here:
- a CDS encoding TIGR00297 family protein, whose amino-acid sequence is MVSSVSAFWDILSSLNPWWVGVGLNTILLLVAIALPKKLLTPAGLAHAWVLGVVIWGCLQWQGYAVVLFYFLVGSAVTRVGMKQKEAAGIAEKRSGARGPENVWGAALTAAICAVGIGMVEVLPAADSWQWLSELLLLGYVASFSTKLSDTCASEFGKVYGKRTFLITTLQPVPKGTEGAVSLEGTMAGIVASAAIAILAWGLSLVSLLGVGLCLLAASIATNLESVIGAIWQENIPWLTNELVNVINTTIGAIAAILLALAWQTVPW
- a CDS encoding triacylglycerol lipase; amino-acid sequence: MRKREPFWQPTQEKNSQNQRHPVLLVHGIWRQSGVFAHLSAYLQRRGWSVYTCDLSPNLGTARLEFLAQQVENYIRQQFSPQQPIDLVGLSMGGLVTRYYVQRLGGIQRVRRFVTISAPHHGTNMASLLNFTTYRQMRPNSDFLQDLNRDMDVLGNLQFSSIWTPWDFIIVPASSSRMPVGREFKVPVVAHGFMVRHPRSMAAVAEALSVPVEV
- a CDS encoding VOC family protein, whose protein sequence is MAEAIFHLAFPVGNIPDTKAFYVEGLGCQLGREAPQSVILNLYGHQIVAHVTSQPEPPQKGIYPRHFGLVFTEEADWEALVARAKEQNLHFYIEPKRRFPETAIEHRTFFLQDPFGNLLEFKYYVHPEAIFGDRELAQVGEQ